A region of the Prevotella intermedia ATCC 25611 = DSM 20706 genome:
CGATGGCTCGCTCATTGCCTTCGGTGGCGACCCATTTGCCGCAGCACTGAAGCTGAAAGGGCACTACACGCTGAATTCCGTGCCTCTTTCCGACCTGCAAATGGGCAATTCGTTCCGCTCCAACAACACCAAGGTAGACTGTCTGCTCGACATCAACGGTACGCCCGAAAACCCATCAATAACGTTCGGACTCGACTTGCCCGAACTTTCTTCCGACGCAAAGCAGATGGTGCTGTCGGTATTGAACTCCGAGCAAGACCTTAACCAGCAGGCGTTGTACCTCCTGGCTGTGGGCAGATTTTATCCGCAAGCAGCAAACAACGCTGCCCCCCGTGAACCTAACCAGATAGGACAAGCCTCGCTCGTTATGCAGAGCATCTTGTCGGGAACGCTCTCACAGCAAATCAACACCGTGCTGTCGAACGTTATAAACGACAACCACTGGAACTTTGGCGCAAACATAGCCACAGGTAACGATGGTTTCAGCAATGCCGAGTACGAAGGCATACTCTCGGGCAGCCTGCTCAACAACCGCCTGCTCATCAACGGCGAGTTCGGTTATCGCGACAACGTTGCCACCAACACATCGGCATTCATCGGCGATTTCGACATCAAGTATCTGTTCGTGCCGAACGGCAATATGGCACTGAACTTCTACAACCGTGCCAACGACCGCTACTTCACGCGCAACTCGCTGAACACACAGGGGCTCGGCGTTATTATGAAGAAAGACTTCACCTACTTCAAGGAGTTGTTCAAGCGGAAAAAGAAAAAGAAGAAAGAACCTCAAAAGCAATAGTTTTCTAACACCCAAGCAAAGCAAGGTCATCTTAAAATTCTAGAAAAACTAGAATCCTCTAGAAGTTCTAGCACTAAACCTAACAATAGCCTTAACTTTGTAAAGATAATTTCTTTAAAAAACGGTAATTTCGATTTGGCATTGCGAAAGCGGCTGTTTGCGGGTAGTGTCCTTAAAAGTGTGTAATTCATCTTTCTTTTCTCTGTACTTCCACTGCTTTTTTATTCTTTTCTTTCCAGCTTTTGAATTGATATATTCTCCTGCCATATGTCGTCTTTGTTTCCTCCATCGCCACCGCTGCCAGTAGGAAGATGACGGATTTCTCCGAGGGCATGGAGGTTCTCATATTGATGGTTCTCTTGTACTTCCTGTTGAGCCTTTCAATCCAATTGGTCGTATATATGCACCTCTGCACTTGGGCTGGGAAGTCCATGTACGTGAAGTAGGCACTGTTGCGCTCGGCCTTGTACCTTCTCAAGGCAGGGTACTTGCTTTCCCATTTCTCGACAAAGGTAATGAATTCTTCGTATCCCTCGAAGGATTTCATCTCGTTGTTCTCCAATGGGAACACCTCGCTGAGCTGCTGAGCCACTGCCAGTTTGTCTTTATGGGACACGCTGCCAAGTATCTGTCGCTTGACGTGTGCCACGCAGAACTGGTGTGCGGAACCAGGGAAGGCCGCACAGACGGCATTCTCTATGCCTTGCAACGCATCGGAAACGACTAAGTCTATCTGCCCGACGCCTCTTTGCCTCAATGCCTCAAGCTCGTCTTTCCAGCACAGGGCACCCTCAGTGGGGTGATTGACAACGGTGAGCACCTCCCTGCTGCCGTCCTCCCCCCCAGAATGGTATAGTAGGCCTCCTTGGACACCTGCCTGTCCCTGCGGGTGGAGATAAAGGTGGCATCAATGTAGACGGCCAGGTTGTGGGAGGACAGGCTGCGGCCGAGCCACCGTTCGACGTCATCACGGCAGCTGCCAGCAAGATGCGACACCTGCTGCTTGCTGTAGGCACGGCCATAGACACAGTCAGAAATCTCGCCTATCTGCTCAGTGGTGACCCCTTGGTGTAGAGGAGGCCAGAACAATCTGGCACGTTCCTCGCTTTCGTTGCGTATCAACCCCAAGAGAACGGGATAGAAGTTCCCGCTGCGGCTGCGCGGAATACGGAGCGAGAACTCAAAGCCATGACTGTACCAACGACGGAGACGGAAGCCGTTGCACTGCTCATGGGCATTCCCACTGACGAACAACTCACGTTCATGAAACATCAGAGAGTTCATAATTAAAGACTGGAGAGTGACAAAACCCTCGCTACTACTTGTGTAATTCGAAAGAATTTCCGAAATTTGCGAATCTGTGTATGCACATAATGTTCATGTGCGTTTCAGAAAGTTCTGTTTAGAGCTTGAACTTATAACCAAGTGTAATCTGGAACACAGAATTTTTCTCGTCATCGTCGTTAGCAACCTTTGATACTCCCCAATTGTAACGAGCATCGAGCTGGAAGTTGGCATACTCATAAGAAAGACCTACGGGGATAGAGAAGTCTACTGACTTTACATCTTCCACATCTCCTGTTGTTTTTCTTGTGCGGCCTGCAGCTGTTTCCTTATGCTCTAACTTAGCAGTAACATTGAAACCTGGCTGTACACCTAACTTAACTGCCAAACCTTTAGCCACGTAAACATTAGCAAGAATAGGTACGTTGATGTAGTCCAACTTTAAAGTCTGTGCAACGTCTACACCACCTCTTACCCAGCTTAACTTTGTACCCTGCTGAGAATAAATAGCACCTGCTGAGAGAGAGAAGATGTCAGAAACCTGATATTCTGCCTCTAAACCAGCTGCAAGGCCAATGCGTGGGTCTGTGCCGTCTATGTCTGTAATGTTTGAAATGTTCAGACCAACTTTAGGTTGCAAGTTAATGGAACCAACTGCGAATTGTGCATAAGCACCCACAGAAGCAAGCATGATAGCTGCTGTTAAGATGATTTTTTTCATTTTACTTTAGTTTTTATGAATTGTAAATTAACTGAATACGATGCAAATGTACGTTTTTTTCTTCTATCATCAAATATTTTCATTGAAAAAAGGGTAAAAATAGTAAAAAAACAGTAAAGATTAAATTGGCTGATTTTTTATTATATAGCAAACGCCCGCCTACTCGGAGCGAGTTGGGCGGACGTGTTAGTGTGTGTTAGAAGCGAGTGTTTTTGTCTTATATTCTTCAAGATGGCGAGCAACTGAACTCAAACCATCTGAACGGTAGATATAAACAAACGCTCGTTGGGGATATGAATGAAACGAAAGATAAAGCCTGCGTTCATCATATCAAAGTACGCTGCAGACAGTTCTGTTTACAGCTTGAACTTGTAACCAAGTGTGATTTGGAGTACAGAGTTTTTACTGTTACTGTCAGAATCATCAATAAACTTTGTTAAACCCCAGTTGTAACGAGCATCAAACAGGATGTTGGCATACTCGTAAGAAAAACCTACTGGGATAGAGACGTCTACTGAGTTAAGACCTTTAACATCGCCCGATACCTTGTTTGTAATGCCACCTATTGTTTGCTTGTATTCTGCCTTAGAGGCTACATTGAAGCCTGGCTGGATACCTAGCTTTACTGCCAAGCCCTTAGCCACATAGACGTTAGCAAGGATAGGTACGTTGATGTAGTCCAACTTAAAAGTTAGCGTACCGTCTATATCATCTGTAGAAATACCAGTCTTTGCACCTTGCTGAGAATAAATAGCACCTAATGAGAGAGAGAAGATATCGGTTACCTGAAATTCTGCCTCTAAACCAGTTGCAAGACCAATGCGTGAGTCTGGACCATCTGCGTCTGTGATATTTGCAATGTTCACGCCAACTTTAGGTTGTAAGCTAATAGAACCAACTGAATATTGTGCATAAGCACCTACAGACGCAAGCATGATA
Encoded here:
- a CDS encoding porin family protein; its protein translation is MKKIILSTVIMLASVGAYAQYSVGSISLQPKVGVNIANITDADGPDSRIGLATGLEAEFQVTDIFSLSLGAIYSQQGAKTGISTDDIDGTLTFKLDYINVPILANVYVAKGLAVKLGIQPGFNVASKAEYKQTIGGITNKVSGDVKGLNSVDVSIPVGFSYEYANILFDARYNWGLTKFIDDSDSNSKNSVLQITLGYKFKL
- a CDS encoding porin family protein, producing the protein MKKIILTAAIMLASVGAYAQFAVGSINLQPKVGLNISNITDIDGTDPRIGLAAGLEAEYQVSDIFSLSAGAIYSQQGTKLSWVRGGVDVAQTLKLDYINVPILANVYVAKGLAVKLGVQPGFNVTAKLEHKETAAGRTRKTTGDVEDVKSVDFSIPVGLSYEYANFQLDARYNWGVSKVANDDDEKNSVFQITLGYKFKL